A window from Legionella busanensis encodes these proteins:
- a CDS encoding efflux RND transporter periplasmic adaptor subunit yields the protein MKKYHYFLIIAAILIAGAIWWLSARLTFATESLSKSTSIEAEHGPNKGRLFRDKDFMLELVIDEAGQAPKFKAYASLKGKAIPPSKVNLTVKLKRLEGDITTVTFAPQKDTLVSNQDVQEPHSFDVTINAIYENKRYSWSYSSYEGRITLSDKAAQEEGIKVKIAGSGVIKKYVHLNGRITLNRNTTTEVRARFQGVVKSVFVKWGDSVKKGDLLATIESNESLKEYEVRAPTDGRILNRNITPGNVAGTETLFTIANLSNVWAELHVFPRDLGKINEGQMVTIHSEEEDREVSAPITMILPTTDPLSQTVIAIVTILNPAGEWRPGTIVRADVLIAEKPVSLMVKTSALQNVKEETVIFIKVGNQYEMRQVKLGEKDNQWVEVKSGLKPGTHYVVSNSFLIKADIEKSGAEHEH from the coding sequence GTGAAAAAGTACCATTATTTTTTAATCATCGCAGCAATCCTTATTGCAGGTGCGATATGGTGGTTATCAGCCCGATTGACGTTTGCCACGGAATCATTATCTAAAAGTACTAGCATCGAGGCAGAACACGGTCCGAATAAGGGTCGTTTATTCCGGGATAAGGATTTCATGTTAGAGTTGGTTATTGATGAAGCAGGCCAAGCACCTAAATTTAAAGCTTATGCCTCATTGAAAGGCAAAGCCATCCCACCGTCTAAAGTAAATCTTACAGTTAAATTAAAACGTCTTGAAGGAGACATTACTACTGTTACCTTTGCACCTCAAAAGGATACTTTAGTCAGTAATCAAGATGTGCAAGAACCCCACTCCTTTGATGTAACCATTAATGCAATTTATGAAAACAAACGCTACAGCTGGAGCTATTCATCCTATGAGGGCAGAATTACACTCAGTGACAAAGCAGCACAAGAAGAAGGTATTAAAGTCAAAATAGCAGGGTCTGGGGTAATAAAAAAATATGTCCACCTCAATGGTCGTATTACGCTTAACCGCAATACCACCACCGAAGTTCGAGCACGTTTCCAAGGGGTTGTTAAAAGTGTATTTGTTAAGTGGGGGGACTCGGTTAAAAAAGGCGATTTATTAGCGACAATTGAAAGTAATGAGAGTTTGAAAGAATATGAGGTACGTGCGCCAACCGATGGCCGTATCCTTAACCGAAATATCACACCTGGGAATGTGGCGGGAACGGAGACCCTTTTCACCATTGCTAATTTGTCAAATGTGTGGGCCGAGCTTCATGTTTTTCCGAGGGATTTAGGTAAAATTAATGAAGGACAAATGGTCACCATTCATTCCGAAGAAGAAGATAGGGAGGTGAGTGCCCCTATTACCATGATTCTGCCTACCACTGACCCACTTAGTCAAACGGTTATTGCCATTGTCACTATTTTAAATCCTGCTGGAGAATGGCGCCCCGGAACCATTGTTAGAGCCGATGTACTCATTGCGGAAAAACCTGTCTCATTAATGGTGAAGACTTCTGCGCTGCAAAACGTCAAAGAAGAGACAGTTATTTTTATTAAGGTAGGAAATCAATATGAGATGCGTCAGGTGAAATTGGGTGAAAAGGATAATCAATGGGTGGAAGTGAAAAGTGGTTTAAAACCAGGTACACATTACGTAGTCAGCAACAGTTTTCTAATTAA
- a CDS encoding TolC family protein: MPCNYWFFVFLLMNTLVAQASTLTFHQALTLAYRNNPTLQAQAAIVEQAKGQFIQSGLYPNPSVAIQVENIGTPSSLESGFTGTDTTILIEQPIPLGNRLYYQRQAAKMEFLAACLKLAATRASLYIDVGNAYVDAFYAQYWTHASKRLVKLNELVVVSIKKRLEIGANSEVDLRLAEIALDEAIIVFDRARRNELKTKIALSNLIGVRGLSTRVLIEKGLSHQLDTWASIKKRILTSNLIKAQMALVKAMGSRITAAAKQVWPDLNLQVGFRHFQLNHQKAAVVSAAAPIPIFNQNQGNVYSARAKQSETIKDLYQLKLNLETNLYGTFLDGLQFKEEVQKITSRMLPNARKAVELAREGFEQGRYNYLILNNAMLMLNREEEHYTKAHTDYHKAIIKIQGLLMRDNSQGK; this comes from the coding sequence ATGCCCTGTAACTATTGGTTTTTTGTATTTTTGCTGATGAATACATTAGTAGCTCAAGCAAGCACGCTAACATTCCATCAGGCATTAACATTGGCTTATAGAAATAATCCTACTTTACAAGCCCAAGCGGCTATCGTTGAACAAGCTAAGGGGCAATTTATTCAATCAGGGTTATATCCTAACCCCTCTGTAGCGATACAGGTTGAAAATATTGGGACCCCTTCTAGCCTTGAATCAGGATTTACAGGTACTGATACAACAATTTTAATTGAGCAACCCATCCCCTTAGGAAACCGGTTATATTATCAAAGACAAGCTGCAAAAATGGAATTTTTAGCGGCCTGCTTAAAATTAGCAGCAACCCGCGCCTCTCTTTACATCGATGTAGGTAATGCTTATGTGGATGCTTTTTACGCCCAATATTGGACTCATGCCTCCAAACGTCTTGTAAAACTCAATGAACTAGTAGTTGTAAGTATTAAGAAACGATTAGAGATAGGCGCTAATTCCGAAGTTGATTTGAGATTAGCCGAAATTGCCCTTGATGAAGCGATTATTGTTTTTGATAGAGCACGTCGGAATGAGTTAAAAACTAAAATTGCTTTATCTAATTTAATTGGCGTCAGGGGACTTAGCACACGTGTTTTAATTGAAAAAGGTCTCTCTCACCAATTAGACACCTGGGCCTCCATTAAAAAACGCATTCTGACAAGCAATCTGATTAAAGCACAAATGGCCTTGGTTAAGGCGATGGGGTCGCGCATTACTGCCGCTGCTAAGCAAGTCTGGCCTGATTTAAATCTGCAAGTAGGATTTCGTCATTTTCAGCTAAACCATCAAAAGGCTGCCGTGGTTTCAGCTGCAGCGCCCATTCCAATTTTTAATCAAAATCAAGGAAATGTCTATTCAGCACGTGCAAAACAGAGTGAGACAATTAAGGATTTATACCAATTAAAGTTAAACTTAGAGACTAACTTATACGGGACTTTTTTAGATGGCTTGCAATTTAAAGAAGAGGTGCAAAAAATTACATCAAGGATGTTACCTAATGCTAGGAAAGCAGTTGAATTAGCCCGGGAAGGGTTTGAGCAGGGGCGTTATAATTACCTTATTCTCAATAACGCGATGCTTATGCTTAACCGTGAAGAAGAACATTACACCAAAGCACATACCGATTACCATAAAGCAATTATTAAAATACAGGGACTATTGATGAGAGATAACTCTCAAGGAAAATAA